One window of Paludibacter propionicigenes WB4 genomic DNA carries:
- a CDS encoding AAA family ATPase, whose amino-acid sequence MFKIAIIGPESTGKTALAKQLAEYYNAPWVPEYARDYVENLTNPYTYEDVCNIALKQIEFEKFYENNASEAKFVFFDTDLIITKVWFSYCFDKIPEFLLDQLHSGFFDAYLLCAPDLPWEPDPVREHGEDREYFFNWYKREIEETKKAYVIITGVGDQRMKNAITALQSLKF is encoded by the coding sequence ATGTTTAAAATAGCAATTATCGGCCCGGAATCTACAGGGAAAACAGCACTGGCAAAACAGTTGGCCGAGTATTATAACGCTCCATGGGTTCCTGAATATGCGCGCGACTATGTGGAAAATCTGACAAACCCGTACACCTACGAAGACGTTTGTAATATTGCATTAAAACAAATAGAGTTCGAGAAGTTTTACGAAAATAATGCTTCTGAAGCTAAGTTTGTTTTCTTCGACACTGATTTAATCATCACTAAAGTGTGGTTTTCTTACTGTTTTGATAAAATTCCCGAGTTTTTATTAGATCAATTACACTCAGGCTTTTTCGACGCCTATCTGCTTTGTGCCCCCGATTTACCTTGGGAGCCGGATCCTGTCAGAGAACACGGTGAAGACAGAGAGTATTTTTTCAATTGGTACAAAAGAGAAATTGAAGAAACAAAGAAAGCCTATGTTATTATAACCGGAGTTGGGGATCAGCGCATGAAAAATGCAATAACTGCTTTACAATCTCTGAAATTCTAA
- a CDS encoding serine O-acetyltransferase: protein MNNELLESIKKLSQLEGFKDVCHEQSNNEPMPSTDVLKEIVQLARSILFPGYFGDSAVNPKTMMYHIGVNIDRLHLLLVQQIKAGMCFNCQSGMKSQDEIEQTAGRKAIDFIIQLPEIREKLHTDVIAAYNGDPAAKSFGEIIFCYPSIRAISNYRIAHALLKLDVPLIPRIITEMAHSETGIDIHPGARIGNYFTIDHGTGVVIGETAIIGDNVKMYQGVTLGAKSFPLDKDGNPIKGIDRHPHIGNDVIIYSNSTILGNITVGDGAVIGGNLWIDNNVTPGAKLSQNKNMSK from the coding sequence ATGAACAACGAATTATTAGAATCAATAAAAAAACTTTCTCAGCTGGAAGGTTTCAAAGATGTCTGCCATGAGCAGTCCAATAACGAACCAATGCCTTCGACGGATGTACTGAAGGAAATAGTACAACTGGCACGTTCGATACTATTCCCCGGATATTTCGGCGATTCTGCAGTAAATCCTAAAACAATGATGTATCACATTGGTGTGAACATTGATAGACTGCATCTGCTATTGGTTCAACAGATTAAAGCCGGTATGTGTTTCAACTGCCAAAGTGGAATGAAGAGTCAGGATGAAATAGAACAAACTGCGGGAAGAAAAGCTATCGACTTTATTATTCAACTGCCAGAGATTCGAGAAAAATTGCATACCGATGTTATTGCTGCATACAATGGCGATCCGGCTGCTAAAAGTTTTGGAGAAATTATTTTCTGTTACCCCAGCATTCGTGCCATAAGCAATTACCGCATAGCGCATGCTTTGCTAAAGCTCGATGTGCCGCTTATTCCCCGAATAATTACCGAGATGGCGCATTCCGAAACCGGGATAGATATTCACCCCGGAGCAAGAATAGGCAATTATTTCACCATAGACCATGGTACCGGCGTGGTAATCGGCGAAACGGCAATCATTGGCGATAATGTAAAAATGTATCAAGGTGTTACGCTGGGCGCTAAAAGCTTCCCGCTGGACAAGGATGGCAATCCGATTAAAGGCATTGACCGGCATCCTCATATAGGCAATGACGTAATTATTTATTCCAACTCTACTATTTTAGGCAATATCACTGTAGGCGATGGTGCGGTCATTGGCGGTAACCTCTGGATTGACAACAATGTTACTCCCGGGGCAAAACTGTCGCAAAACAAAAATATGAGCAAATAA